Within the Deinococcus sedimenti genome, the region ATATATGCGTTCTGGACAGGCTTCCCAGGATCGATGAACTGATGGGTGATGCCCTGGATGTATGCCCACTGATCCAATGCCCGGCCCGTGAACTCCGGCCCGTTGTCGGTCAGCAGCACCTGTGGCTTGCCTCGTTCCTGGATCGCGTCTGCCAGCAGACGCGCCACCGTGGCCCCTGGTATTGATGTTGACGCGTAGCTGAGCACGCATTCCCTCGTGCCGTCGTCCACAACGTTCAGGATTCGGAACCGTTGCCCGTTGGCCAACTGATCACTGACGAAGTCCAGGCTCCATCGCTCATT harbors:
- a CDS encoding integrase core domain-containing protein; this encodes NERWSLDFVSDQLANGQRFRILNVVDDGTRECVLSYASTSIPGATVARLLADAIQERGKPQVLLTDNGPEFTGRALDQWAYIQGITHQFIDPGKPVQNAYIESFNGRMRDEFLNVHWFLSVPQARLSLAIWRRDYNVVRPHSSLGNLTPHEFARQLAG